The window CTTTAAATTCTCTTTGTGTAGAGATGGATCAGCGTTATGATTTGCTTAAAAATGCTTTCTGTAAAAACTTAAAAGAATACAATAAAAAATTCACTGAAAGAAAATTAAACCCAGAAAACGGTCACCGTTATTTACCTTACATCGTTTTGGTAGTTGACGAGTTTGCAGATTTAATTATGACTGCCGGAAAAGAAGTTGAGCTTCCGATTGCAAGACTGGCACAGTTGGCAAGAGCGGTGGGAATTCACTTAATTGTAGCGACGCAAAGACCTTCTGTAAATGTAATTACGGGGATGATTAAAGCCAACTTCCCTGCGAGAGCGGCATTCAGAGTAATTTCAAGTGTAGATTCAAGAACGATTTTAGATTCTACAGGAGCTGATCAGTTGATAGGTAAAGGTGATATGCTTTATTTTAACGGAAACGAAATTTTAAGACTTCAGTGTGCATTTGTTGATACTCCGGAAGTTGAAAGACTGGCAGAATTTATTGGTGAACAAAAAGGGTATGCTTCTGCATTTTTACTTCCAGAATATGTTTCTGATGAAGCAACAAGTACAGTTGGAACATTTGATCCTAATGAAAAAGATGCTTTATTTGAAGATGCAGCAAGAATTATTGTTTCCACTCAGCAAGGTTCTACTTCAATGCTTCAGAGACAGCTGAAATTAGGATACAACAGAGCCGGAAGAATTATGGATCAACTGGAAGCAAGCGGCATTGTTGGAGGCTTTAACGGAGCTAAAGCCAGAGAAGTTCTTATCAGTGACTTGTATTCTTTGGAACAGTTTTTGGAAGACTTGCGAAATTAAAATAAAAAAAAATAAAGAGATTCGTATATTCATTGGGAGTCTATCCAATTTATCGCCACGGATGCTCGAATTTTATTTAAAGAAATCTCAAACTTTTAACTTTCAGGTTTTATGAAAGTCTAAATAATAGAAAAATTTAAAAATGAAAAAAATAATATCAAAAATAGTTGTAGGAACATTGGTTGTAGGAAGCATTGGTTTTGTGCAGGCTCAGAAAATTGATGCGAAAGCAAAAAAAATATTAGACGATATTACAGCGAACTATAATTCTAAAAAGAATTCTTACTTCAAATTTTCTTTTGGAAGCGGAATGAACGGAACAGTTTCTAAAACCGAACCTGGAATTTATTATTCTGCAGGTGATAAATACAAGTTGAAGATCATGGAAACAGAACAGATTTTCGACGGAAATAAAATCTACAACATCAATACCGAAGATATGGAAGTGACCGTAGCAAAGCCAAATGCGAACAGCACGATGTTCTCTCCTATCAATTATCTTACGTCTTACAGAAAAGATTATAACGTAGCTTACAGCGGTAAAAAAACGGTAGATGGTGTAAATGCAGATTTAATTAAATTAACTCCTGTAAAAGCAAACGGATTAAAATATATTTATCTTTATGTAGATTCTGCGAAGAAGCAAATGCTGAAACTAGAACAACATGGTAATAATAAAGACATCTCTGTAATTGCTATTAAAGAATACAAAGAAAACCAGCAATTAGATCCGAATATGTTTGTTTTTGACAAGGCAAAATTTAAAAATTATCTTGTTACAGAATTATAAACCTAAATAAATATTAAAATTTAAAGTCACAAAGAAAACTTTGTGGCTTTTTTCATTAATTTTGGCGAATGTTTAAAATCTTAGACCGATATATCATCAAGACCTTTTTTGGTCCGTTTTTATTTATATTCAGTGTACTGTTTTTTATATTTATTGTAAACATTATCTGGATTCAGTTGGGTCAGTTTATGGGTAAAGGTTTAACTACTTTACAAATCATGAAGCTCCTTTTCTATCTTGGAGTAAGTGTAGTAAGTATGGTTTTACCTTTAACGGTGCTTTTGGCGAGTATAATGTCTTTCGGTGAATTGGGAGAACGGTATGAACTTGCTGCTATGAAAGCCGCCGGAATATCTTTAACGCGCGTGATGATGCCACTTTTGGGGGTAACAGCTGTTTTAGCAGTCATGCTCTACTTTTTTTCAAATAATATTATCCCCGATTTTCAGAGAAAAGCAAAAAATATGCTTTTTAATATTGCTCAAACCAAGCCTGCATTAAATTTTACGCCGGGACAGTTTATTGATCAGATTCCTGGTGTTATGGTGAAGTTTGATAAAATTAAAGGTGAAGATGGAAGAGATTTAGAAGGTATATTTATTCATAAAAAAGCAGGTAATTACGAAAACCAACAGACGATCGTTGCCGAAAAGGGAAAATTCGCAAATGCTGTGAATAGAAAATACATGAAGCTTATTCTTTACAACGGAAGTGTACTTGAAGACAGCTATGCCGGAAAAGCCGATAATGTAAGATTAAAGCAACCCGATCAGGCAACAAAATTTGATACATTAACCATTCACTTTGATATTAGTGAACTGATTGATAAAGCCATCGAAAAAGAGCAAATTACCGATGATTACCGTTTTCAGACTTACACTGAGCTTTTAGGTACAATCGATAAAGCTAAAAAAGACAACAGTAGAACTGCAGATAATATCAGTAACGACATTATTTCTCAGACGAATTCTGTAGTTACGTACATGGACAAAAATAAAACCAAGGCTCCTGTAAAATCTCAGTACAAATTAGATTCTATAAAAGGTGATAAGAAACTACAGATTTTCACCAATGCATACGCAAGATTAGACAATCTGAAAACCAATTTAGATGCTAAAGAAAAAGAAATAGATCCTAGTGTAAAATATTTCAGCAAGGTTGTTATTTATCAGCAGAGAATCCTCACTTACTCTTTTACATGTATTATTTTCTTTATGATAGGTGCAAGTTTAGGATCAATTATCCGAAAAGGAGGAATGGGTGTTCCGGTAATCATTGCAATTGTAATATTCATTATTTTCTATGTTATTAATGTAGGTTTTGAAAATGTAGCGTGGTCTGGGAAAATGAGCCCGTATCTTGCGGCTTGGCTTCCTAATATCCTCTTATTCCCTTTTGGGATTTTAATGACTTATAAAGCATTAACAGACTCTCAGTTATTCGATTCTGAAAAGTATAAAACTTTCCTTAAGCCGATCACAAAGCTCTTCGTAAAACAAAAAGAACATAAACGTTATCAATAAATTAAAGTCCGAAAGAAATTTCGGACTTTTTTTTGGAATCAAAAGTTTAAAATTAATATCTTCAAAAAGTGAAATTTTTAACTAAACTTTAAAAACGGATATGAAAAGAATTATTTTTATTCTATCAATGACTTCAGTAATTTCTTGCTCGGGGAACTCTGAAAGCACTACAGGCTCAAGCAATATTAACCAAGAATCTCCCATTGAAAATCTTAACGTTCAAACTGCTAATTTTTCAGAAATTGACAGTAGTGGAGTTTTGATATTTCCGCTTAGAATGGGAGAGAGCAAACGTGAAAGTGAAAGTTCTTCTTATAAAGAGATTCCTCAATCTGAATTTTGGAACATCATGTTTTATAACTCTGCGACCAATAATTATTATTTATTGACAAAAGATAAAATTTTGATTGAGAATTTTAATGATGATTATTATAATGACACAGAAACAATTTCAACTAATAAAACAAATTATATTTTTTATACAGCCAGAAGTTTAGATTATAATAAAGATAAGCTTTTGAATCATCAAGACCCTTTATATCTATATGTATCAAATAAAAAAGGAGAAAATTTCAGACAACTTTCTCCAAATAATTTTAACCTTGAAAATTGGAAGTATATAAAATCTACGAATAAGGTTGTTTTTTCTGCATCAAAAGACAGTAATAAAAATAATCTTTTTGACGATAAAGATGAAGTTATAGCTTTTGAAGTGAACGTAGACTCAAATGAATTGGCAAAAGAAATTTTCAGCAATGAAACAAAAAATGAACTTAAAAAATTATATGACAGAGATTGGAAAAAGGTGAAAAAATAGTCTATAAACATTAGCAAAAAAAAATTATAATGAAAAACGTATTTATACTAGTCATAATTTTCTGTACTTCATTTTGCTTTGCTCAAAAGCAAGACCTTAAAAAAACAATTAAAGAAGAAAGTATTGGGGGTAGTTTAGATTTTACTAAAACTATAGAAGAAAAATACTCATCTGCTCCATTTATTCGTTTTGGTGATATCCTGTATAACAAAAAAGATTTCGCTATTTTGTTTTGGGGTACAAAAGTGAAATATTTGGGAATAGAATCTTTGGACGAAGCTGTCAAACTTTGGGAAGAAATTCATGAAAAAAAATTAACAAAACCTGAAAGCAAAGCCTTAAAAACAGGTTTTGAAACAAAGTTGGAGTAAGGATATTAGTTTAAAAAACCTATTTTTTTTATTTTTCACTTCACTCAAAAAATAAATCTTTATTCAAATTGTATATTATAAAACAAAAGAGAGGATCCATCACTGAATCCTCTCTTTTAATATTTTCAAAACCTGAAAATTATACTTTCATAATTTCAGCTTCTTTTGTCTTCAGGTGATCTTCACAAGACTTCACATATTTATCGGTAAGCTCCTGAATAGTTGCTTCCACTGTTTTTACTAAATCTTCAGAAACTCCTTCCAGTTTCTTCAGTTCTTTAATACCGTTTTGTCTTGCATTTCTTATAACGATTTTAGTGTCTTCAGTTTCTCCTTTAGCCTGTTTAGCTAAGTCTTTTCTTCTGTCCTCCGTTAAAGGGGGTACGTTTAAGATAATGTTTTCTCCGTTATTAGAAGGCGCAAATCCTAAGTTAGAATTAATAATAGCTTTTTCAATAGCACCGATTGCAGTTCTATCCCAAGGTTGAATAGAAATAGTCATCGCATCGGGTACTGATACGTTAGCAACCTGGTTAAGAGGAGTTGGAGCACCATAATATTCTACCATCACATCCTGAACCATATTCGTAGACGCACGTCCCGCTCTGATTCTTTGAAATGCATGATCCAAGTGCTTAATAGCCGCTTCCATATCATGTTTTACAGATTCTACGATAAGATCTAATTCTTCCATTATATAATAAAAATTTGATAAGTTACACATTGATTAAAGATGAGTAATAAGTAATGGGTAATAAGTAATCATCATGCTAAAAACCTAATCCCTAAAATCTATTATCTGCTACCTTACTATAAATTAACTAAAGTTCCTACATTTTCGCCGTCTACAATTTTCAATAGATTACCGTCTTTGTTCATATCAAAAACGATGATTGGCAATTTATTTTCGTGGCTTAATGTAAAGGCAGTCATATCCATTACTTTAAGGTCTTTTTCGAAAACTTCTTCGAAAGTTAAAGAATTATATTTTACTGCATTTTCGTTTTTCTCAGGATCGCTGTCGTAGATACCGTCTACTCTTGTTCCTTTTAGAATAACATCAGCGCCTATTTCGATTGCTCTTAATGTTGCTGCAGTATCGGTGGTAAAATAAGGGTTTCCTGTTCCGGCTCCGAAGATCACTACTCTGCCTTTTTCAAGGTGTCTTACTGCTCTTCTTTTAATGAAAGGTTCAGCCACTTTATCCATTTCGATAGCAGATTGTAGTCTGGTTTTAATTCCTGCATCTTCCAAAGCGCCTTGTAATGCCATTCCGTTTATAACGGTTGCAAGCATTCCCATATAATCGCCCTGTACTCTATCCATTCCTTTTGCAGCTCCTGCTACACCACGGAAAATGTTTCCTCCTCCAATTACAATCGCAATTTCGCAGCCTCTGTCAACCACTTTTTTGATTTCCTGAGCATATTCCATCAGTCTATCGGTATCGATACCGTATTGTCTGTTTCCCATTAATGCCTCACCGCTCAGTTTCAGAAGGATTCTTTTATATTTCATTGTAAATTTTAATAATAGTTTTTTAAGAATTAATTTTCCTGAAAATTAACTTTGCAAATATAATCATTATAAATATTGAAAAAAAGAAAAATATTATACATAAATAATGACATAAATATTTTGATAAGTAGCAAAAAGGATTATTTTTGCATTAATTAAATACTGATTTGAAGAAAGTACTAATTTTTTCACTATTTCTTTCGGGAATTGTTTCATTTGCACAAAATGGAACAAACGTTTATTCTTTCTTAAATATTCCCGTCTCTGCAAGACAGGCTGCTTTAGGTGGCGATGCAATTACCATTAGAGATTACGATGTATCTTTTGCCATTGCCAATCCGGCTTTGTTGAATAAAGATTCAGATAAACAGCTTTCGATAAATGCTTCAACCTATTTGGCAGACTCAAAATTCGGAACCCTTGCTTTTGCTAAAGACTTAGACAATGGGCATATGGTAACAGTAAATGCAAGATATTTAGGCTACGGAAATATCCCAAGAACCGACGAAAGTGGTTTTGAAATGGGAGAATTCTCAGCTTCAGACGTTGCTGTAGGTGCAGGATATGCTTATCAGTTTGAAGAAGACTGGACGATTGGAGGTGGATTAAACTTTATTACTTCAAAAATCGACACTTATACTTCTTCTGCCTTATCGGGAACTTTAGGAATGACTTATCACAATAAACAGAACAAAGAAGTAGCTTCCGTAGTTCTGAGAAATTTTGGATATCAGTTTAAATCGTTCAACGGGGAAAGAGAAAATCTTCCGTTTAGAATAGATTTAGGATATACCAGGATATTGAAAGCAATACCTCTTGCTATTACGATTACAGCACACGACTTACAAAAATTTGATATTTCCTCTGATTATAACGTTAACGGGCAAGAAGTTGGCTTCGGAAGAAAACTTGCCGATCACTTTTCTTTAGGTGCCGAACTTTTCCCTGAAAAAGGCTTCAATATAAGATTAGGATATAACGTGAGAAGAGGAAACGAGCTTGCAGTAGTCGATCAAAGAAACTTTACAGGATTATCTGCAGGTTTTGGTCTCAAGATTTCAAAATTCCGTTTAGATTATGCGCATGTAAGGTATCATAACTCTTCCAACGTCAATCAAATCGGGATTTCTGTAGATTTAAGCGGTCGTCGAGGAGAGTAAATTCACTGCAAAACTTTAAATATTCAACTTTATCATTCATTCATACTTGATTTTTTCAGAAAAATTCTTGAAATTTGTCCTATGAAAAAACCAGTAATCGCTATTGATGGCTTTTCTTCTACCGGAAAAAGTTCTATCTCAAAAATTATTGCCGAAAAATTGGGCATCGTCCATTTAGATACAGGTGCGCTTTATCGTGGCATTACTTGGTTTGCTCTGCAAAATTGTGTGAATGAAGATGGTTCTATTGATTTATCAGAACTTTTTAAATCATTTCATTTAATTGAATTGGAATTTAAAAAGGACGAAGAAGAATTGGTTCTTTTCCTTAATCATATTAATATTTCAAAAGAAATCCGAAGCAATGAAGTATCTGAAAATGTAAGTTTAATTGCAAAACAAAAAGAAGTAAGAGATTTTTTGCTGGATGCACAAAGACTGATTGCAAAAAATGGCGGTGTAATTATGGACGGAAGAGACATCGGAACTGTAGTTTTACCCGATGCAGATTTTAAATTTTTTCTCACTGCAAGTATTGATGAACGTACAAAGCGCAGGTACAACGAACTTTTATCTTTAGGAATAGAAGCCGATGAAACTCATGTAAAAGAAAATCTTATAGAAAGAGACCGTATTGACAGTGAAAGAGAAATTTCTCCACTACGACAGGCAGAAGATGCCATATTAATTGACAACACAAAACTGACAAAAAGTCAAACAATAGATAGCATATTGCAATATCTTACAAAAATTAACAGTTTTTACTAGTCAGAAATCTTGATTGGTATATTAATTGTAACCTTTTAAAACGAAAACTAGTATTTATTAACTATTAAAAAAACAAAAAATGTCTAGAAAAGGAAATAATACAGCAGGTATTTTGGCAGGTCTTTTAGCAGGTGCTGCAGCAGGTGTAATTTTAGGAATGCTTTATGCTCCTGAGGAAGGAAAAGAAACAAGAAAAAAAATCAAAACCAAAGCCGACGACTTAAAAGATCAGGCAAAAAATAAATATGGTGAAGTATCTGAAATCGTAAAAGATCAGTATGATAACATCTCTTCTACTTTCAAAGAAACTGCCAATAATGTAGCACATACCGTAAAAGATGGGTATGACAAATACAAAGATCAAATCGTTTCTAAAACTACCGATATGGTAAAAGATGTAGAATCTGGATTAAACGATCTTAAGAAATAATATTTAATTTTTATTGAATATAAAAAAGGAACTTTAAGCAAAAGAGTTCCTTTTTTTGTAACTTTTAAAAAAATATACGGATGATTGAAACTATTAAAGAATACGCATCTAAAAGAATAGATTTGCTTAAAATTGAAGCCACAGAAAAATCTTCAATTTCTGCAGGTGTTATTGCTTATTTAGTGATATTGTTGGTGGCATTTGGCTTTTTTATCATTCTCTTCAATTTTGGGTTGGCATTTCTTATCGGGAAAGCTTTAGACAATTATTCATATGGATTCTTAATTGTTGCTGCATTTTATTTTGTGGTGATGGTTTTAGTTGCTACCTTTAAAAAAAGAATCGTAAATATGGTGGCAAATAAAGTAATCGAATTTTTAAATCATTAAACTATGGGCAGAAATTACGAGAGTCTGGAAGAACTTAAAAGAAAAAAGAAACTTTTGAAAAGTGAAATTACCGATTTGGAAGCTCTTTTAACTTTTAAAAATACAAAAGAAAGTTTGAGCGCATTTACTAATGGTCTCAGCGATCAATATTTGAAAGAAAAAATTGATGAAGATGGTGAAGAAACAACCGTAATCAGAAAAGATGTTATCGCAAAACAAATTACCTCTGAAGTAAAAGACCTTTTACTCAGTAAAAATACAGCAATGGGAATTGCTGGAAGCGCATTTAAAGGTGATGCAATGGATGCTGTTGTAAAACTGGCTGTAACAGCTTTTGTAGCAAATTATGCAAAGAAAAATATGAGAAGCTCAAACTGGAAAAAGAAAATTCTGGGAGCAGCATTAATTTATGTGGCACCAATGGCTTTGAAATTTGTCCGTACAAAGTTGGAAGCTTATCAAAAAACAAAAAGTGTATCCAGCATGGAGCAACTTATATAATCTTAGAAGTTAGAATCTAGAGGTTAGAAGTTAGTTTAAAATAAACTTTATTTTACTAATTTCTAACCTCTAATTTCTTTTCTATTTTGAAAACATTTGGCCTAAAATTATTCCTGCAGCCATAGAAACATTCAGGCTTTCTGTAGACTTCGATTTTCCAAATCTGGGAATACTTATTTTTTTGTGAAGAAACTTTTCTGTTTCATCGCGCATTCCATTTCCTTCGTTTCCTAAAATCAGATTGATTTTTCTTGGTTTTTCGAAATGATAAA is drawn from Chryseobacterium muglaense and contains these coding sequences:
- a CDS encoding LolA family protein; its protein translation is MKKIISKIVVGTLVVGSIGFVQAQKIDAKAKKILDDITANYNSKKNSYFKFSFGSGMNGTVSKTEPGIYYSAGDKYKLKIMETEQIFDGNKIYNINTEDMEVTVAKPNANSTMFSPINYLTSYRKDYNVAYSGKKTVDGVNADLIKLTPVKANGLKYIYLYVDSAKKQMLKLEQHGNNKDISVIAIKEYKENQQLDPNMFVFDKAKFKNYLVTEL
- a CDS encoding LptF/LptG family permease, whose product is MFKILDRYIIKTFFGPFLFIFSVLFFIFIVNIIWIQLGQFMGKGLTTLQIMKLLFYLGVSVVSMVLPLTVLLASIMSFGELGERYELAAMKAAGISLTRVMMPLLGVTAVLAVMLYFFSNNIIPDFQRKAKNMLFNIAQTKPALNFTPGQFIDQIPGVMVKFDKIKGEDGRDLEGIFIHKKAGNYENQQTIVAEKGKFANAVNRKYMKLILYNGSVLEDSYAGKADNVRLKQPDQATKFDTLTIHFDISELIDKAIEKEQITDDYRFQTYTELLGTIDKAKKDNSRTADNISNDIISQTNSVVTYMDKNKTKAPVKSQYKLDSIKGDKKLQIFTNAYARLDNLKTNLDAKEKEIDPSVKYFSKVVIYQQRILTYSFTCIIFFMIGASLGSIIRKGGMGVPVIIAIVIFIIFYVINVGFENVAWSGKMSPYLAAWLPNILLFPFGILMTYKALTDSQLFDSEKYKTFLKPITKLFVKQKEHKRYQ
- the frr gene encoding ribosome recycling factor, with translation MEELDLIVESVKHDMEAAIKHLDHAFQRIRAGRASTNMVQDVMVEYYGAPTPLNQVANVSVPDAMTISIQPWDRTAIGAIEKAIINSNLGFAPSNNGENIILNVPPLTEDRRKDLAKQAKGETEDTKIVIRNARQNGIKELKKLEGVSEDLVKTVEATIQELTDKYVKSCEDHLKTKEAEIMKV
- the pyrH gene encoding UMP kinase, producing MKYKRILLKLSGEALMGNRQYGIDTDRLMEYAQEIKKVVDRGCEIAIVIGGGNIFRGVAGAAKGMDRVQGDYMGMLATVINGMALQGALEDAGIKTRLQSAIEMDKVAEPFIKRRAVRHLEKGRVVIFGAGTGNPYFTTDTAATLRAIEIGADVILKGTRVDGIYDSDPEKNENAVKYNSLTFEEVFEKDLKVMDMTAFTLSHENKLPIIVFDMNKDGNLLKIVDGENVGTLVNL
- the porQ gene encoding type IX secretion system protein PorQ, whose amino-acid sequence is MKKVLIFSLFLSGIVSFAQNGTNVYSFLNIPVSARQAALGGDAITIRDYDVSFAIANPALLNKDSDKQLSINASTYLADSKFGTLAFAKDLDNGHMVTVNARYLGYGNIPRTDESGFEMGEFSASDVAVGAGYAYQFEEDWTIGGGLNFITSKIDTYTSSALSGTLGMTYHNKQNKEVASVVLRNFGYQFKSFNGERENLPFRIDLGYTRILKAIPLAITITAHDLQKFDISSDYNVNGQEVGFGRKLADHFSLGAELFPEKGFNIRLGYNVRRGNELAVVDQRNFTGLSAGFGLKISKFRLDYAHVRYHNSSNVNQIGISVDLSGRRGE
- the cmk gene encoding (d)CMP kinase; this encodes MKKPVIAIDGFSSTGKSSISKIIAEKLGIVHLDTGALYRGITWFALQNCVNEDGSIDLSELFKSFHLIELEFKKDEEELVLFLNHINISKEIRSNEVSENVSLIAKQKEVRDFLLDAQRLIAKNGGVIMDGRDIGTVVLPDADFKFFLTASIDERTKRRYNELLSLGIEADETHVKENLIERDRIDSEREISPLRQAEDAILIDNTKLTKSQTIDSILQYLTKINSFY
- a CDS encoding YtxH domain-containing protein; this encodes MSRKGNNTAGILAGLLAGAAAGVILGMLYAPEEGKETRKKIKTKADDLKDQAKNKYGEVSEIVKDQYDNISSTFKETANNVAHTVKDGYDKYKDQIVSKTTDMVKDVESGLNDLKK
- a CDS encoding phage holin family protein; this encodes MIETIKEYASKRIDLLKIEATEKSSISAGVIAYLVILLVAFGFFIILFNFGLAFLIGKALDNYSYGFLIVAAFYFVVMVLVATFKKRIVNMVANKVIEFLNH
- a CDS encoding phosphoribosyl-ATP pyrophosphatase, encoding MGRNYESLEELKRKKKLLKSEITDLEALLTFKNTKESLSAFTNGLSDQYLKEKIDEDGEETTVIRKDVIAKQITSEVKDLLLSKNTAMGIAGSAFKGDAMDAVVKLAVTAFVANYAKKNMRSSNWKKKILGAALIYVAPMALKFVRTKLEAYQKTKSVSSMEQLI